Proteins from a single region of Ziziphus jujuba cultivar Dongzao chromosome 1, ASM3175591v1:
- the LOC107414165 gene encoding protein LATERAL ORGAN BOUNDARIES, translated as MPMSLSSSSSSSHSPCAACKFQRRKCTQECIFAPYFPPDQPQKFTNVHRVYGASNVAKLLNELNSVHREDAVTSLAYEAEARLRDPVYGCVGFISILQNRLRQVQNDLYAAKKELAAYIGPQAMMIQPQPQQAAAADYNINMNMSMPMPMLGIPTGPSQGSGGGGGGQLLIRDSHLQQQQMYEAQPQQQQQQQELVRYNSSSGGFDPVSTLGRGGGFNNHQMGGNGNTSAMNNMSPSLGLDTFDQNVYQIHQPPTQYHHPIEYHQIQAQLLPHQQPQQLHHSHHKSVPDDSQR; from the coding sequence atgccaATGTCGTTGTCGTCTTCGTCGTCGAGCTCCCATTCTCCATGTGCGGCCTGCAAGTTCCAGAGGCGAAAGTGCACTCAAGAATGTATATTCGCACCGTATTTCCCACCAGACCAGCCTCAGAAGTTCACCAACGTTCACAGGGTATACGGGGCCAGCAACGTCGCCAAGCTCCTCAACGAACTCAACTCCGTCCACCGCGAAGACGCCGTCACATCCCTGGCTTATGAAGCCGAGGCTCGGCTTCGGGACCCCGTTTACGGTTGTGTGGGCTTCATTTCTATCCTACAGAACAGGCTCCGCCAAGTCCAGAACGATCTCTATGCTGCCAAGAAGGAGCTTGCTGCATATATAGGCCCTCAGGCCATGATGATTCAACCCCAACCCCAACAAGCAGCTGCTGCAGATTACAACATCAACATGAACATGTCAATGCCCATGCCAATGTTGGGAATTCCCACCGGCCCTTCTCAGGGCAgcggcggcggcggcggcggcCAGTTGCTGATTCGTGACTCACATCTACAGCAGCAACAGATGTATGAGGCTCAGcctcagcagcagcagcagcagcaagaGCTTGTAAGGTATAACAGCAGTAGTGGTGGGTTTGATCCAGTGAGTACTTTGGGTAGAGGGGGTGGTTTTAATAATCATCAGATGGGTGGAAATGGAAATACTAGTGCCATGAATAATATGTCTCCTTCATTGGGTTTGGACACTTTCGATCAGAATGTTTATCAGATTCATCAGCCTCCCACTCAGTATCATCATCCAATTGAGTATCATCAGATTCAAGCTCAGCTTTTGCCCCACCAACAACCACAACAGCTACACCACTCTCACCATAAATCTGTACCTGATGACAGTCAAAGATGA
- the LOC107414417 gene encoding mediator of RNA polymerase II transcription subunit 19a, with product MLNHRQSSLPLTVSESHHLSDVQKGEGMELDQLLQNASRLRQRNACIYPFDLDLLRDAFHMRETTPVYQPFAEKGIPTATIELKSD from the exons ATGTTAAATCACCGGCAG AGCTCACTCCCTCTCACTGTATCTGAGAGTCACCATCTCAGTGACGTCCAAAAAGGGGAAGGCATGGAGTTGGATCAGCTTCTTCAAAATGCCTCCCGTTTGAGACAAAGAAATGCATGTATATACCCTTTTGATTTGGATCTACTGAGGGATGCTTTTCATATGAGGGAGACAACTCCTGTTTACCAGCCTTTT GCTGAGAAGGGCATCCCCACTGCAACAATAGAGTTAAAAAGTGACTAA
- the LOC107414388 gene encoding (R)-mandelonitrile lyase 3 isoform X2, whose translation MGPLLLIVLSYLFHHQLEVLALATSSDHDFSYMKSVYNATNLPLKEEYDYIIVGGGTAGCPLAATLSANYSVLVLERGSAPLSYPQLVLTTDGTVDVLLQEDDGKTPAQRFISEDGIANVRGRVLGGSSMINGGFYSRADDQFYNQSGIHWDMDAVKEAYQWVEDTIVFQPNLLVWQSIVREALLEAGVDPDNGFSLQHLVGTKTSGLTFDNEGKRHGAVELLNKGELKNLKVAIEAYAERIIFSSKASASGIVYSDSMGRTHEALIRDEGEVILSAGAIGSPQLLLLSGVGPLPHLSSHKVPVVSQNPNVGNFMADNPRNIINIVAPFALDASVGQVVGITSDFNYIEAVSSVTSFSFPQPFSFYPNNTGPLELSVATIVEKFSGPLSSGSLQLVSSADVKVSPTVRFNYFEDPKDLARCVRGMRLVGDMLKTDAMERLKLEDLEGADGFKFLGPSLPRNLSDDASMEAFCRSTVTTIWHYHGGCLVGKVVDGDLRVLGTNSLRVVDGSIFNTSPGTNPQATLMMIGRYIALRMLQERAAK comes from the exons ATGGGTCCTTTGTTGTTGATTGTGCTTTCATATCTTTTTCATCATCAATTGGAGGTTCTTGCGTTGGCTACTTCATCTGATCATG ATTTTAGCTACATGAAATCTGTATACAATGCCACTAATCTTCCATTAAAAGAAGAGTATGACTATATAATAGTGGGAGGTGGCACAGCAGGCTGTCCTTTGGCTGCAACATTATCAGCGAACTACTCGGTTCTTGTCCTTGAAAGGGGTAGTGCTCCTCTTTCATACCCACAGCTGGTCTTGACCACAGATGGGACAGTAGACGTTCTCTTGCAGGAAGACGATGGTAAAACACCTGCTCAAAGGTTCATTTCAGAAGATGGTATAGCAAATGTTAGAGGAAGAGTCCTTGGTGGGAGCAGCATGATCAATGGAGGATTCTACTCCAGAGCTGATGACCAATTCTATAATCAATCTGGCATTCATTGGGACATGGATGCTGTCAAGGAGGCATATCAGTGGGTTGAAGACACTATTGTTTTCCAACCAAATCTTTTGGTTTGGCAATCCATTGTCAGAGAAGCTTTATTGGAAGCAGGAGTTGATCCTGACAATGGATTCAGTCTGCAACACTTGGTGGGAACCAAAACTTCTGGTTTAACCTTCGATAATGAGGGAAAGAGACATGGAGCTGTGGAACTTCTTAACAAAGGCGAACTGAAGAACTTGAAAGTTGCAATTGAGGCCTATGCAGAAAGAATCATATTCTCTTCCAAAGCATCAG CAAGTGGAATTGTATATAGTGATTCAATGGGGAGGACTCATGAAGCATTGATAAGAGACGAAGGAGAGGTGATATTAAGTGCAGGGGCTATTGGGAGCCCTCAGCTTCTTCTTCTCAGTGGAGTTGGTCCACTTCCTCATCTTTCGTCACATAAAGTTCCGGTAGTCAGCCAAAACCCCAATGTGGGAAACTTTATGGCAGATAATCCTCGTAATATCATCAACATTGTTGCCCCATTTGCATTGGACGCTTCAGTTGGACAGGTTGTAGGAATTACTAGCGATTTCAATTACATAGAGGCTGTCTCTTCCGTTAcctcattttcttttcctcaaCCTTTTAGCTTTTATCCAAACAATACCGGTCCCTTAGAATTGAGCGTGGCAACCATTGTTGAGAAGTTCTCCGGACCACTTTCAAGTGGATCCCTCCAGCTGGTTTCATCAGCCGATGTCAAAGTCAGCCCAACTGTCCGATTCAACTACTTTGAAGATCCGAAGGATCTTGCTCGTTGTGTAAGAGGAATGAGGTTGGTTGGTGATATGCTCAAGACCGACGCCATGGAAAGGCTCAAGTTAGAGGATTTAGAGGGTGCTGATGGTTTTAAGTTTTTAGGACCTTCTTTGCCAAGAAACCTCTCCGATGATGCATCAATGGAGGCGTTTTGTCGAAGCACAGTGACGACCATCTGGCATTACCATGGTGGATGCTTGGTGGGAAAGGTTGTTGATGGCGATTTGCGAGTGCTGGGTACAAATTCACTTCGAGTGGTAGATGGATCCATATTCAACACATCACCCGGAACCAACCCTCAGGCCACCCTCATGATGATAGGCCG GTACATTGCGCTTAGGATGTTGCAGGAGAGAGCAGCGAAATAG
- the LOC107414388 gene encoding (R)-mandelonitrile lyase 3 isoform X1: MGPLLLIVLSYLFHHQLEVLALATSSDHDFSYMKSVYNATNLPLKEEYDYIIVGGGTAGCPLAATLSANYSVLVLERGSAPLSYPQLVLTTDGTVDVLLQEDDGKTPAQRFISEDGIANVRGRVLGGSSMINGGFYSRADDQFYNQSGIHWDMDAVKEAYQWVEDTIVFQPNLLVWQSIVREALLEAGVDPDNGFSLQHLVGTKTSGLTFDNEGKRHGAVELLNKGELKNLKVAIEAYAERIIFSSKASGISASGIVYSDSMGRTHEALIRDEGEVILSAGAIGSPQLLLLSGVGPLPHLSSHKVPVVSQNPNVGNFMADNPRNIINIVAPFALDASVGQVVGITSDFNYIEAVSSVTSFSFPQPFSFYPNNTGPLELSVATIVEKFSGPLSSGSLQLVSSADVKVSPTVRFNYFEDPKDLARCVRGMRLVGDMLKTDAMERLKLEDLEGADGFKFLGPSLPRNLSDDASMEAFCRSTVTTIWHYHGGCLVGKVVDGDLRVLGTNSLRVVDGSIFNTSPGTNPQATLMMIGRYIALRMLQERAAK; encoded by the exons ATGGGTCCTTTGTTGTTGATTGTGCTTTCATATCTTTTTCATCATCAATTGGAGGTTCTTGCGTTGGCTACTTCATCTGATCATG ATTTTAGCTACATGAAATCTGTATACAATGCCACTAATCTTCCATTAAAAGAAGAGTATGACTATATAATAGTGGGAGGTGGCACAGCAGGCTGTCCTTTGGCTGCAACATTATCAGCGAACTACTCGGTTCTTGTCCTTGAAAGGGGTAGTGCTCCTCTTTCATACCCACAGCTGGTCTTGACCACAGATGGGACAGTAGACGTTCTCTTGCAGGAAGACGATGGTAAAACACCTGCTCAAAGGTTCATTTCAGAAGATGGTATAGCAAATGTTAGAGGAAGAGTCCTTGGTGGGAGCAGCATGATCAATGGAGGATTCTACTCCAGAGCTGATGACCAATTCTATAATCAATCTGGCATTCATTGGGACATGGATGCTGTCAAGGAGGCATATCAGTGGGTTGAAGACACTATTGTTTTCCAACCAAATCTTTTGGTTTGGCAATCCATTGTCAGAGAAGCTTTATTGGAAGCAGGAGTTGATCCTGACAATGGATTCAGTCTGCAACACTTGGTGGGAACCAAAACTTCTGGTTTAACCTTCGATAATGAGGGAAAGAGACATGGAGCTGTGGAACTTCTTAACAAAGGCGAACTGAAGAACTTGAAAGTTGCAATTGAGGCCTATGCAGAAAGAATCATATTCTCTTCCAAAGCATCAG GTATATCAGCAAGTGGAATTGTATATAGTGATTCAATGGGGAGGACTCATGAAGCATTGATAAGAGACGAAGGAGAGGTGATATTAAGTGCAGGGGCTATTGGGAGCCCTCAGCTTCTTCTTCTCAGTGGAGTTGGTCCACTTCCTCATCTTTCGTCACATAAAGTTCCGGTAGTCAGCCAAAACCCCAATGTGGGAAACTTTATGGCAGATAATCCTCGTAATATCATCAACATTGTTGCCCCATTTGCATTGGACGCTTCAGTTGGACAGGTTGTAGGAATTACTAGCGATTTCAATTACATAGAGGCTGTCTCTTCCGTTAcctcattttcttttcctcaaCCTTTTAGCTTTTATCCAAACAATACCGGTCCCTTAGAATTGAGCGTGGCAACCATTGTTGAGAAGTTCTCCGGACCACTTTCAAGTGGATCCCTCCAGCTGGTTTCATCAGCCGATGTCAAAGTCAGCCCAACTGTCCGATTCAACTACTTTGAAGATCCGAAGGATCTTGCTCGTTGTGTAAGAGGAATGAGGTTGGTTGGTGATATGCTCAAGACCGACGCCATGGAAAGGCTCAAGTTAGAGGATTTAGAGGGTGCTGATGGTTTTAAGTTTTTAGGACCTTCTTTGCCAAGAAACCTCTCCGATGATGCATCAATGGAGGCGTTTTGTCGAAGCACAGTGACGACCATCTGGCATTACCATGGTGGATGCTTGGTGGGAAAGGTTGTTGATGGCGATTTGCGAGTGCTGGGTACAAATTCACTTCGAGTGGTAGATGGATCCATATTCAACACATCACCCGGAACCAACCCTCAGGCCACCCTCATGATGATAGGCCG GTACATTGCGCTTAGGATGTTGCAGGAGAGAGCAGCGAAATAG